The Anabaena sp. WA102 genome contains a region encoding:
- a CDS encoding DUF4058 family protein, translating into MSSPFPGMNPYLENPDLWSEVHHRLITAIAIAISPTLRPQYRVAIEKRTYRLDTEDSLLIGIPDVAILSVKQAQKPNIHKTAIATLPTETENRAITVTLPLPLEIKEGYLEIREVSTGKVVTIIEILSPTNKKTKEGRKSYLDKREKILQSDTNLVEIDLIRTGEKMPIVTKISDTDYRILIVRSYRFPSAQLFAFSVKQTIPNFPIPLQKGEEEIELNLQNLFLEIYEQAAFDLTLDYHIPPVPDLLAEDREWMDILLKEQGRRE; encoded by the coding sequence ATGAGTTCACCATTTCCAGGGATGAATCCCTACTTAGAAAATCCTGATTTATGGTCAGAAGTACATCATAGATTAATTACAGCGATCGCTATTGCTATCTCTCCTACTTTGCGTCCTCAATATCGAGTAGCTATAGAAAAACGTACCTATAGACTTGATACTGAAGACTCTTTATTAATTGGTATTCCTGATGTAGCAATTTTATCAGTTAAACAAGCACAAAAACCAAATATTCATAAAACTGCAATAGCGACTTTACCCACAGAAACAGAGAATAGGGCGATTACTGTAACCTTACCATTACCTTTAGAAATTAAAGAAGGATATTTAGAAATTAGAGAAGTTTCTACAGGTAAGGTAGTAACTATAATTGAGATACTTTCTCCCACTAATAAAAAAACTAAAGAAGGTAGAAAATCCTATTTAGATAAACGGGAGAAAATATTGCAAAGTGATACTAACTTAGTAGAAATTGACTTAATTAGAACTGGGGAAAAAATGCCCATTGTCACCAAGATTTCTGATACAGATTATCGCATTTTAATTGTGAGATCCTATCGGTTTCCATCGGCTCAATTATTTGCATTTTCCGTCAAACAAACTATACCTAATTTTCCCATACCTCTACAAAAAGGAGAGGAGGAAATAGAGTTAAATTTACAGAATTTGTTCTTAGAAATATATGAACAAGCTGCATTTGATTTAACTTTAGATTATCATATTCCTCCTGTACCAGACTTGTTAGCGGAAGATAGAGAATGGATGGATATATTATTAAAAGAACAAGGAAGAAGAGAGTAA
- a CDS encoding DUF262 domain-containing protein: protein MTETNYLQQNNINSEYEEDIDIEEEEEPTLSQGFDPTCISMGTNIMTVQQILDRLNNHRMIAPEFQRKEGIWTKTAKSRLIESLLLQIPLPAFYIDATNDDQWLVIDGIQRITTFKEFVTDQSFNLNGLDFFTDLHGKKYQELTPRWKRRIKETKLTVYLLLRGTSPEITFNIFKRINQGGTALSAQEMRYAKNSSNKITNLLKELSESPEFKKTTDKGIKDKRMIDQECILKVLSLMTSNIDNLDFKDYDYFLDKKMTEMNQMDDSEIEKIKQRFLLIMNLADDLFEEQAFRKPRKKPRYPINKALLEAWSINLAKLNDQEINILKQRKEDLLKVLLKEQENGKFDSILYKSAGDANIVKERFKHIQGIIQSILS from the coding sequence ATGACAGAAACAAACTATTTGCAACAAAATAATATTAATTCAGAATATGAGGAAGATATAGATATTGAAGAGGAAGAAGAACCAACGCTTTCTCAAGGATTTGATCCGACTTGCATTAGTATGGGAACTAATATCATGACCGTACAGCAAATTCTGGACAGATTAAATAATCATCGCATGATCGCACCTGAATTTCAACGAAAAGAAGGTATTTGGACTAAAACTGCAAAAAGTCGGTTAATTGAATCTCTTTTATTGCAAATTCCTTTACCTGCTTTTTATATTGATGCAACTAATGATGATCAATGGTTAGTCATAGATGGAATCCAAAGAATAACAACATTTAAGGAATTTGTCACTGATCAAAGTTTTAATCTGAATGGATTAGATTTTTTCACTGATTTACATGGTAAAAAATATCAGGAACTTACACCTCGTTGGAAAAGAAGAATTAAAGAAACAAAACTAACAGTATATTTACTTTTAAGAGGAACATCACCCGAAATTACTTTTAATATATTTAAACGGATTAATCAAGGAGGAACTGCACTTTCTGCTCAAGAAATGCGTTATGCTAAAAACTCTTCAAATAAAATCACAAATTTATTAAAAGAACTTTCTGAATCTCCAGAATTTAAAAAAACAACAGATAAGGGAATTAAAGATAAAAGGATGATTGACCAAGAATGTATTTTAAAAGTTTTATCTTTAATGACGAGTAATATAGATAACCTGGATTTTAAAGATTATGATTATTTTTTAGATAAAAAAATGACTGAAATGAATCAAATGGATGATTCTGAAATAGAGAAAATTAAACAAAGATTTTTGTTAATCATGAATCTTGCTGATGATTTATTTGAGGAACAAGCATTTAGGAAACCAAGAAAAAAACCAAGATATCCTATTAATAAAGCACTACTGGAAGCATGGTCAATTAACCTGGCTAAATTAAATGATCAGGAAATCAATATTCTTAAACAAAGAAAAGAAGATTTACTTAAAGTTTTATTAAAAGAACAAGAAAATGGTAAGTTTGATAGTATCTTATATAAAAGTGCTGGAGATGCTAACATCGTCAAAGAGCGATTTAAGCATATTCAAGGAATTATTCAAAGTATATTGTCATGA
- a CDS encoding DNA gyrase/topoisomerase IV subunit A, with amino-acid sequence MAKQLNLLSKGQVITTALHTEMQRSYLEYAMSVIVGRALPDVRDGLKPVHRRILYAMHELGLTPDRPYRKCARVVGDVLGKYHPHGDQSVYDALVRLVQNFSSRYPLLGGHGNFGSVDNDPPAAMRYTETRLAPVGHEGMLAEIAEETVEFTGNFDNSQQEPTVLPAQLPFLLLNGCAGIAVGMATNIPPHNLGEIVDGLIALIDNPDLTDEKLFQLIPGPDFPTGGEIVDHGGIKEAYTTGKGGIVMRGIVTMEEIPATRGTKRRTALIVTELPFQVNKAGWIEKIADLVNQGRLHGISDIRDESDREGMRVVIELKRDTNPQELLQHLYHQTALQTTFGAILLAIVDGQPRQLTLRQLLQEFLKFREHTLNRRYSYELEKAENRVNILAGLLKALANLDDVIAILRQAPDGSTAKMTLCSQLDLTEVQADAILSMPLRRLTGLEQQNLQQEFDQLNQEISVLRTLLADRRELLKALKKDLRTLKRKYNDPRRTKIVHTTEKPVSEEKGKAKPAAVAAAENSPAKIPTPKPEQPPEETILEVTQRGYVRRISPNSKKTKGENGLLDHDFLIQTELTNTHKDLLILTSGGKVYPITVGDIPLTTGRSSTSLTTSSARGTPLITMLTSTAQGNTEAIITRFLLPEKPETLEMVLLTKEGRIKRLSLSEFVNLSRRGITILKLKDNDELAFTQFLSSGEHLTLASSSGRLLRFPVNDEQLPIMGRAAMGLQAFRLLKNQQMVGCVNVSKHHQLLLVTEEGYGKIMAANQLRAANRGDLGIQLLKFNNKTDNLAAMVAAKPGSEVALLTNKERVIRVSIDAVPNLNKDSKGESICQLNRDERIISVVEVE; translated from the coding sequence ATGGCAAAACAGTTAAACCTTCTCTCCAAGGGACAGGTCATCACCACCGCCCTGCACACCGAAATGCAACGGTCATACCTAGAATATGCCATGAGTGTGATTGTGGGGCGAGCCTTACCAGATGTTCGAGATGGATTAAAACCAGTACATAGGCGCATCTTATATGCCATGCACGAATTGGGTTTAACACCAGATCGACCTTATCGAAAATGCGCCCGTGTGGTGGGAGATGTTCTCGGTAAATATCATCCTCACGGCGATCAATCAGTTTATGATGCATTAGTTCGGTTAGTCCAAAACTTTTCCAGCCGTTATCCCCTACTCGGTGGACATGGTAACTTTGGTAGCGTGGATAATGATCCACCAGCAGCCATGCGTTACACAGAAACCCGTCTTGCACCTGTGGGACATGAAGGAATGCTGGCGGAAATTGCCGAAGAGACAGTGGAGTTTACTGGCAATTTCGACAATTCTCAACAAGAACCAACCGTACTCCCCGCTCAATTACCATTTTTGTTACTGAATGGTTGTGCGGGAATTGCTGTCGGTATGGCTACAAATATTCCCCCCCACAACTTGGGAGAAATCGTTGATGGCTTAATCGCCTTAATTGACAACCCAGATTTAACAGATGAAAAATTATTTCAATTAATTCCCGGTCCAGACTTTCCTACTGGTGGGGAAATTGTTGATCATGGTGGCATTAAAGAAGCCTATACCACCGGTAAAGGTGGTATTGTCATGCGCGGTATCGTCACAATGGAAGAAATTCCCGCCACCAGGGGAACTAAACGCCGGACAGCATTAATAGTCACTGAACTGCCCTTTCAAGTTAATAAGGCTGGTTGGATTGAAAAAATCGCCGATTTAGTCAATCAAGGTCGGTTACACGGAATTTCTGACATTCGAGATGAGAGTGACAGGGAGGGAATGCGCGTAGTTATTGAACTCAAACGCGATACCAACCCCCAAGAATTGCTCCAGCACTTGTATCACCAAACAGCTTTACAAACCACCTTTGGCGCGATTCTCTTAGCTATAGTTGACGGACAACCCCGCCAACTAACATTACGGCAACTATTACAGGAATTTCTCAAGTTTCGAGAACATACCCTCAACCGTCGCTACAGTTACGAATTAGAAAAAGCGGAAAATCGGGTAAATATCCTGGCAGGATTGTTAAAAGCTTTAGCAAATCTAGATGATGTTATCGCTATATTACGACAAGCCCCCGATGGCAGTACAGCCAAGATGACACTTTGTAGCCAGCTAGATTTAACGGAGGTACAAGCAGATGCTATTTTGTCTATGCCATTACGTCGTCTCACTGGTTTAGAACAGCAAAACTTACAACAGGAATTTGACCAACTTAACCAGGAAATTAGCGTATTGCGAACATTACTGGCAGACAGACGGGAATTACTCAAAGCCCTGAAAAAAGATTTGCGAACTCTCAAACGGAAATATAATGATCCTCGACGGACGAAAATAGTTCACACTACAGAAAAACCAGTTTCCGAAGAGAAAGGTAAAGCTAAACCAGCAGCAGTAGCCGCAGCAGAAAATTCTCCAGCAAAAATCCCCACTCCTAAACCGGAACAACCCCCAGAAGAAACCATTTTAGAAGTTACCCAACGAGGTTATGTCCGGCGAATTTCCCCCAACAGTAAAAAAACAAAAGGGGAAAATGGCTTGCTAGATCATGATTTCCTGATCCAAACTGAATTAACTAATACTCACAAAGACCTGTTAATCCTCACCAGCGGTGGTAAAGTTTACCCGATTACGGTGGGAGATATTCCCCTAACTACTGGACGTAGTTCGACTTCGCTCACTACAAGTTCAGCGCGAGGAACGCCATTGATTACGATGCTTACCAGTACCGCCCAAGGTAACACGGAAGCTATCATTACTCGGTTCTTGCTGCCAGAAAAACCCGAAACGTTGGAAATGGTTCTGTTAACGAAGGAAGGACGGATTAAACGCCTATCTTTATCAGAATTTGTGAATCTCTCACGGCGCGGAATTACAATTTTGAAGCTTAAAGATAATGATGAATTAGCGTTTACCCAATTCCTCAGCAGCGGAGAACATCTAACTTTAGCGAGTTCTAGCGGTCGTCTACTCAGGTTTCCCGTTAATGATGAACAACTACCGATTATGGGTCGGGCTGCAATGGGGTTACAAGCTTTCCGCCTTTTGAAAAATCAGCAAATGGTTGGTTGTGTCAATGTCAGTAAACATCATCAATTATTGTTGGTGACTGAGGAAGGATATGGCAAAATTATGGCTGCAAATCAGTTGAGGGCGGCGAATCGGGGGGATTTAGGAATACAACTTTTGAAGTTTAATAATAAAACCGACAATTTAGCGGCTATGGTAGCAGCAAAGCCAGGTTCGGAGGTCGCATTATTGACAAATAAGGAGCGAGTTATCCGCGTATCAATAGATGCAGTTCCTAATCTCAACAAAGATAGTAAGGGTGAAAGTATTTGTCAACTCAATAGGGATGAGAGGATTATTAGTGTGGTGGAAGTAGAGTAG
- a CDS encoding AAA family ATPase, with translation MIKKLHLKNFKAFADENFDFKPLTLISGLNSTGKSSVIQPLILLRYAYRTDYLPNNGLKLDNEIAYIGTGEDAIYENADEELISFGIVWENDQQTIWNFDYDSPSSNVLPIALIGNDSTINQFNLFNDNFHYLGAERITPEESYPLSENDVVKHRQIGKKGEYTAHFLYEFGNQDIPISELSHPCSKSQSLKDQVDAWMGEISPNININIRQVANAMTIKYSFGVSKVGVSKEYSPFNVGFGVTYSLPILTAILSSKPGTMIIIENPESHLHPQGQSQLGQLLALAANYGIQIILESHSDHILNGIRIAVHGGKIKPEDVQLHFFEIQSQMNEIKILTEK, from the coding sequence ATGATTAAAAAATTACATTTAAAAAACTTTAAAGCATTTGCAGATGAAAATTTTGATTTTAAACCTCTTACCTTAATTTCTGGTTTAAATAGTACAGGTAAATCTTCTGTAATTCAACCATTGATTTTATTACGTTATGCTTATAGAACAGATTATTTACCTAATAATGGGCTAAAACTTGATAATGAAATAGCGTATATAGGTACTGGTGAAGATGCTATATATGAAAATGCTGACGAAGAATTAATTAGCTTTGGTATTGTTTGGGAAAATGATCAACAAACAATCTGGAATTTTGATTATGATTCTCCTAGTAGTAATGTGCTACCGATTGCATTAATAGGTAATGATTCTACAATTAATCAATTTAATTTATTTAATGATAATTTTCACTATTTAGGTGCAGAAAGAATTACACCAGAGGAATCTTATCCTTTGTCTGAAAATGATGTTGTTAAACATAGACAAATAGGTAAAAAAGGAGAATATACAGCACATTTTTTATATGAATTTGGTAATCAAGATATTCCCATTAGTGAATTAAGTCATCCTTGCAGTAAATCTCAAAGTTTAAAAGATCAAGTTGATGCTTGGATGGGAGAAATTAGTCCCAATATTAATATTAACATAAGACAAGTTGCCAATGCAATGACAATAAAATATTCTTTTGGAGTTAGTAAAGTTGGAGTTAGTAAAGAATATTCTCCTTTTAATGTAGGTTTTGGTGTCACTTATTCTTTACCCATTCTAACAGCAATTCTTTCCTCTAAACCAGGAACAATGATAATTATTGAGAATCCTGAATCTCATCTTCACCCTCAAGGACAATCACAACTAGGTCAATTATTAGCTTTAGCAGCAAATTATGGGATTCAGATAATTCTTGAAAGTCATAGTGATCATATTTTAAATGGTATAAGAATTGCTGTTCATGGTGGTAAAATTAAGCCAGAAGATGTACAATTACACTTTTTTGAAATACAAAGTCAAATGAATGAAATTAAAATTCTAACGGAGAAGTAA
- a CDS encoding alpha/beta fold hydrolase → MTTTTEHLQILEKRVWIWRDYQIQYTVMGTGQPLVLIHGFGASIGHWRKNIPVLANAGYQVFALDLLGFGGSDKAIIDYSMNVWAELLKDFCNAHIQTPAIFIGNSIGALLSLIVLTEYPEIAAGGVLINSAGGLSHRPHELNPVLRVVMATFNKLVANPVTGKFVFNRIRQKSQIRRTLYQVYSDRTAVTDELVDLLYNPSCDPGAQEVFASILTAPPGPSPEELLPKLEFPLLVIWGAEDPWTPITGANIYEAARENGQNIKVVPIPGAGHCPHDEVPDIVNSEIIDWLGQVIDN, encoded by the coding sequence ATGACAACTACAACTGAGCATTTACAAATTTTAGAAAAACGGGTTTGGATTTGGAGAGATTACCAAATTCAATATACTGTAATGGGTACAGGACAGCCTTTGGTACTAATTCACGGTTTTGGTGCGTCCATTGGTCATTGGCGCAAAAATATCCCGGTTTTGGCTAATGCTGGTTATCAGGTGTTTGCCTTAGATTTGTTGGGATTTGGTGGTTCTGATAAAGCTATTATAGATTATAGCATGAATGTGTGGGCAGAATTATTAAAAGATTTTTGCAATGCACATATTCAAACACCAGCAATATTTATTGGTAATTCTATTGGCGCTCTTTTAAGTTTAATTGTTTTAACAGAATACCCAGAAATTGCGGCTGGAGGGGTCTTAATTAACTCTGCTGGTGGTTTGAGTCACCGTCCCCATGAATTAAATCCAGTTTTGCGAGTTGTAATGGCAACTTTTAACAAATTAGTGGCTAACCCAGTTACAGGTAAATTCGTTTTTAACCGTATTCGTCAAAAATCGCAAATTCGCCGGACTTTATATCAAGTATATAGCGATCGCACTGCGGTGACAGATGAACTTGTAGATTTACTTTATAACCCATCTTGTGACCCAGGAGCGCAAGAAGTTTTTGCTTCTATTCTCACCGCACCTCCCGGTCCTAGTCCAGAGGAATTATTACCGAAGTTGGAATTTCCGTTATTAGTAATTTGGGGTGCAGAAGATCCTTGGACACCAATTACCGGCGCAAATATCTATGAAGCAGCGCGAGAAAATGGTCAAAATATTAAAGTTGTTCCTATTCCCGGCGCTGGCCATTGTCCCCATGATGAAGTTCCAGATATTGTGAATAGTGAAATTATTGATTGGTTAGGACAGGTAATTGATAATTAG
- a CDS encoding tetratricopeptide repeat protein — MPKYIRLISLLVAISLWSLPKAAHAQAFIPHTVQVDNAQLEKQGLNLAQEAAQLAQFQQVETALVRAQLAAKLAPQNDKIWWLLGSLHLQNRDLDQAVISLNKAQTLNPKNPEVLFALGSAKFQKKDYQGAISHYQAGLKLKPNYSGGLFDLGNAYLMLQKFPDAIAQFNLAVNQDKKFWPAINNIGLIKYEQGDIPGAIQQWQTAVNIDKKAAEPLLALAVASYNQGDKQKSLEMGVSALRIDSRYANLDFLKENLWGDRLLADTKKFLEIPEIKSASQPKEEIP, encoded by the coding sequence GTGCCAAAATATATTCGGTTAATTTCGCTTTTAGTGGCAATCAGTTTATGGAGTTTGCCAAAAGCTGCCCATGCTCAGGCATTCATTCCGCATACAGTGCAAGTTGATAATGCTCAGTTAGAGAAACAGGGCTTGAATTTAGCCCAGGAAGCGGCTCAATTAGCTCAGTTTCAGCAAGTTGAAACAGCTTTAGTTAGAGCGCAATTGGCGGCGAAATTAGCCCCACAGAATGACAAAATATGGTGGTTACTGGGAAGTTTACATTTACAAAATCGAGATCTTGATCAAGCTGTCATCTCCTTGAACAAAGCCCAAACCCTCAATCCTAAAAATCCTGAAGTGCTGTTTGCATTGGGTTCAGCCAAATTTCAAAAAAAAGATTACCAAGGAGCTATTAGCCATTATCAAGCGGGTTTGAAATTAAAACCCAATTATTCCGGGGGTTTGTTTGATTTGGGTAATGCCTACCTTATGTTACAGAAATTCCCAGATGCGATCGCTCAATTTAATTTAGCAGTTAACCAAGATAAAAAGTTTTGGCCAGCAATTAACAATATTGGTTTAATCAAATACGAGCAAGGCGACATTCCGGGCGCAATTCAGCAATGGCAAACAGCAGTTAATATTGACAAAAAAGCCGCAGAACCTTTACTCGCTTTAGCCGTAGCATCCTATAATCAGGGCGATAAACAAAAAAGTTTAGAAATGGGAGTATCCGCACTCCGCATAGATTCCCGTTATGCCAATTTAGATTTTCTCAAAGAAAACCTATGGGGCGATCGCCTACTTGCAGACACCAAAAAATTCTTAGAAATACCAGAAATTAAATCAGCGTCACAGCCAAAGGAGGAAATACCCTAA
- a CDS encoding P-loop NTPase fold protein, with protein MTSNFAFLKQLYNAFDPFRPLPAGDPAYVDCTDVRGDGDILEAVGREILYSDRKTCQLYAGHRGAGKSTELLRLQKDLDEKGFFVVYFAADEADIDPEDVQYTDILLACTRNILTAFKDRTDSQAVLNWLKERCEDLKDLLQTKISIDELSIEAQVSQFAKITTKIRSEPSERRKIRDLINPHTTTLTKALNQFIQDAKKNLPSQYHELVLIADNLDRIVPVTKADNRSNHDEIFIDRNEQLKDLDCHLVYTIPISLLYSDRAASLTEIYGLPQVLPMIMVRTPENEPFQPGLDKVIEILQKRLNTVDASKSIVDFFESRSSLEMLCLMSGGHARNLLLLMKEALKYTTSLPITDKALQRSFSELRKTYKDTIYANEWEALANVHYSKEIVNDQLHRGLLFNRCILEYRYLESDGGSNVWYDIHPLIKGIKTFQDAYNQLYPG; from the coding sequence ATGACCTCAAATTTTGCCTTCTTAAAACAGTTGTATAACGCTTTTGACCCATTCCGACCTTTACCTGCTGGAGATCCTGCTTATGTGGATTGTACGGATGTGCGGGGGGATGGGGATATATTGGAAGCGGTAGGGAGAGAGATATTATATTCTGACAGAAAAACCTGTCAACTGTATGCAGGTCATCGTGGTGCAGGTAAATCTACAGAATTACTACGACTACAAAAAGATTTAGATGAAAAGGGTTTTTTTGTCGTCTACTTTGCGGCAGATGAAGCAGATATTGATCCAGAGGATGTTCAATATACAGATATTCTTTTAGCTTGCACTCGCAATATTTTAACAGCATTTAAAGATAGAACAGATTCTCAAGCTGTATTGAATTGGTTAAAAGAACGATGTGAAGATCTAAAAGATTTATTACAAACAAAGATTTCTATAGATGAATTATCAATTGAAGCACAGGTTTCACAATTTGCCAAAATTACGACTAAAATCCGAAGTGAACCCAGTGAACGCCGAAAAATTCGTGATTTAATTAATCCCCATACTACCACTTTAACTAAGGCATTAAATCAATTTATTCAAGATGCTAAAAAAAATCTACCTTCCCAATATCATGAGTTAGTCTTAATTGCTGATAACCTAGATAGAATTGTCCCTGTAACTAAAGCAGATAACCGCAGCAATCATGACGAAATTTTTATAGACCGTAATGAACAACTGAAAGATTTAGATTGTCATTTAGTTTATACCATACCAATTTCTTTACTTTATTCTGACCGCGCAGCATCATTAACAGAGATTTATGGACTTCCCCAAGTTTTACCGATGATTATGGTAAGAACTCCTGAAAATGAGCCTTTCCAACCAGGACTTGATAAAGTTATTGAAATTCTCCAAAAACGACTAAATACAGTAGATGCTAGTAAATCTATTGTTGATTTCTTTGAAAGCAGATCATCTTTAGAGATGTTATGTTTAATGAGTGGCGGTCATGCGCGGAATTTATTATTATTAATGAAGGAAGCACTCAAATATACAACCTCTCTACCTATTACTGACAAAGCCTTGCAGCGTTCATTTAGCGAATTGCGAAAGACATATAAAGATACCATTTATGCGAATGAATGGGAAGCTCTGGCAAATGTTCATTATTCCAAAGAAATAGTTAATGATCAGCTACATCGGGGTTTATTATTTAATCGTTGTATTTTAGAATATCGTTATCTCGAATCAGATGGAGGAAGTAACGTTTGGTATGATATTCATCCTCTAATTAAAGGAATAAAAACATTTCAGGATGCCTATAATCAATTATATCCTGGATAG
- a CDS encoding response regulator — protein MKTVLIVEDDLINARVFSKILSKRGGVEVKHTEDVDEVMKIAQSHEIDLILMDVSLSHSVYQGKSVDGIKITQMLKSNPLTANLPVILVTAHAMEGDRENFLNQSGADGYISKPVVDHQLFIDQIMALLPQG, from the coding sequence ATGAAAACTGTTCTAATTGTTGAAGATGATTTAATTAATGCTCGTGTTTTTTCTAAAATACTGAGTAAACGTGGGGGGGTGGAGGTAAAACATACAGAAGATGTAGATGAGGTGATGAAAATAGCTCAATCCCATGAAATTGACCTGATTTTGATGGATGTGTCCCTATCACATAGTGTATACCAAGGTAAGTCTGTTGATGGCATCAAAATTACACAAATGTTAAAGTCTAACCCACTAACAGCTAACTTACCAGTGATTTTAGTAACAGCACACGCGATGGAAGGCGATCGGGAGAATTTTTTGAACCAAAGTGGTGCTGATGGTTATATTTCTAAGCCTGTAGTCGATCACCAACTGTTTATTGACCAAATTATGGCTCTTTTACCACAAGGATAG
- a CDS encoding tetratricopeptide repeat protein yields the protein MPLKLSDWDQDLPIEKDEEYQAFIRTLQFTDGFSILFVRCSPAGGEQLISQVKADIHDQNIEVIKLDKDVTNLYEIVNKLPNKNNINILFITGLESSLYKYEEAKTLVGWTSRETHHYSWEGVPPILININQQRERFRDSFNICFVFLLRQFAIKYFIHRAPDFFDWRSGLFDFPLDSKTLEQEATRIIQEGTYEKYANLTNEETNQKILEIIDIIEHEINNEQKAELFFELGYLQRVRKNYEEAISSYDKAVEFKPDYYEAWNNRGISLANLGRYEEAISSFDKVVEFKPDDHQAWNNRGYSLGNLGRYEEAISSFDKAVEFKPDYHEAWYNRGYSLGNLGRYEEAISSYDKAVEFKPDKHEAWNNRGISLGNLGRYEEAISSFDKVVEFKPDDHQAWNNRGYSLGNLGRYEEAISSYDKAVEFKPDKHEAWNNRGISLGNLGRYEEAISSYDKAVEFKPDKHEAWNNRGISLGNLGRYEEAISSYDKAVEFKPDFHEAWNNRGISLGNLGRYEEAISSYDKAVEFKPDYHQAWNNRGISLRKLGRYEEAISSYDKAVEFKPDFHEAWYNKACGYALQGNIEQAIENLQTAINLHPEEVREWAKNNSDFDAIREDERFQALL from the coding sequence ATGCCTCTTAAACTCAGTGATTGGGATCAAGATTTACCAATAGAAAAAGATGAAGAATATCAAGCCTTTATTCGTACACTTCAGTTTACAGACGGCTTTAGTATATTATTTGTGCGTTGTTCTCCGGCCGGAGGTGAACAATTAATTAGTCAAGTGAAAGCAGATATTCATGATCAAAATATAGAAGTGATCAAATTAGATAAAGATGTGACTAATTTATATGAAATAGTTAATAAATTACCTAACAAAAACAATATCAATATATTATTTATTACAGGCTTAGAGTCTTCATTATATAAATACGAAGAAGCCAAAACTTTAGTAGGTTGGACTAGTCGAGAAACTCATCATTATAGTTGGGAAGGTGTACCACCGATTTTAATTAACATCAACCAACAGCGAGAACGGTTTAGAGATAGTTTTAATATTTGTTTTGTTTTCCTATTACGACAGTTTGCTATTAAATATTTTATTCACCGCGCCCCCGATTTCTTTGATTGGCGTTCTGGGTTATTTGATTTTCCTTTAGATTCAAAAACTCTAGAACAAGAAGCTACAAGGATTATTCAGGAAGGAACTTATGAGAAATATGCAAATTTAACCAATGAAGAAACAAATCAGAAAATCTTAGAAATTATAGATATTATTGAACATGAAATAAATAATGAACAAAAAGCTGAATTATTTTTTGAATTAGGTTATTTGCAAAGAGTTAGAAAAAATTATGAAGAAGCCATATCTTCCTACGACAAAGCTGTGGAATTTAAACCTGATTACTACGAAGCTTGGAACAACCGGGGCATTTCCCTAGCTAATTTAGGCAGGTATGAAGAAGCCATATCTTCCTTCGACAAAGTTGTGGAATTTAAACCTGATGATCACCAAGCTTGGAACAACCGGGGCTATTCCCTAGGTAATTTAGGCAGGTATGAAGAAGCCATATCTTCCTTCGACAAAGCTGTGGAATTTAAACCTGATTATCACGAAGCTTGGTACAACCGGGGCTATTCCCTAGGTAATTTAGGCAGGTATGAAGAAGCCATATCTTCCTACGACAAAGCTGTGGAATTTAAACCTGATAAACACGAAGCTTGGAACAACCGGGGCATTTCCCTAGGTAATTTAGGCAGGTATGAAGAAGCCATATCTTCCTTCGACAAAGTTGTGGAATTTAAACCTGATGATCACCAAGCTTGGAACAACCGGGGCTATTCCCTAGGTAATTTAGGCAGGTATGAAGAAGCCATATCTTCCTACGACAAAGCTGTGGAATTTAAACCTGATAAACACGAAGCTTGGAACAACCGGGGCATTTCCCTAGGTAATTTAGGCAGGTATGAAGAAGCCATATCTTCCTACGACAAAGCTGTGGAATTTAAACCTGATAAACACGAAGCTTGGAACAACCGGGGCATTTCCCTAGGTAATTTAGGCAGGTATGAAGAAGCCATATCTTCCTACGACAAAGCTGTGGAATTTAAACCTGATTTTCACGAAGCTTGGAACAACCGGGGCATTTCCCTAGGTAATTTAGGCAGGTATGAAGAAGCCATATCTTCCTACGACAAAGCTGTGGAATTTAAACCTGATTATCACCAAGCTTGGAACAACCGGGGCATTTCCCTACGTAAATTAGGCAGGTATGAAGAAGCCATATCTTCCTACGACAAAGCTGTGGAATTTAAACCTGATTTTCACGAAGCTTGGTACAATAAAGCTTGTGGTTATGCCTTGCAAGGTAATATTGAACAAGCAATTGAAAATCTGCAAACAGCAATCAATTTGCATCCTGAAGAAGTTAGAGAATGGGCAAAAAATAATTCAGATTTTGATGCTATTCGGGAAGATGAACGTTTTCAAGCTTTACTTTAA